TCAGCACGAACATGGCGAAGACCTGCCCCGTCATGTCGCCCAGGAAGGCGCTGAACGCGACCAGGTTGATGTTCACCGCCAGCAGGATCAGTTCGATCGCCATCAGGATCACGATCACGTTCTTGCGGTTGAGGAAGATCCCCAGAACGCCCAGCACGAACAGCACCGCACTGACGACGACATAGTGTTCGATCCCGATCACAGTTCGACCCCCTTGCCGATTTCCGGCTTCTTCATTTCGGTCGCATCGCCGGGGCGGCGACGAACCTGCTTGCCGATATCCTGATGGCCGCGTGCGCCCGCCGGGCGTTCACGATGGGTCAGCGCGATCGCGCCCACCATCGCCACCAGCAGGATGATGCCGGCGGTTTCGAACAGGAACAGGTATTTGCCGTAGAGCACTGTCCCCAGGCTTTCGATATTGCTGCGATCCATCATCGGCGCCGCGCTGCCATCGGGCACGCCCAGCTCCAGCGCCCCGGCGCGGTAAGCACCGATGCCCAGCACCAGTTCGGCCAGCAGAACCAGCGCGATTGCGATGCCGAGCGGGAAATTCTTGATGAAGCCGGCGCGCAGTTCGGCGAAGTCGATGTCCAGCATCATGACAACGAAGAGGAACAGCACCGCGACCGCGCCGACATAAACGATCACCAGCAGAGCGGCGATGAACTCGGCACCAACGATGACCATCAGGCCCGCTGCGTTGAAGAACGCCAGGATCAACCACAGCACCGAATGCACGGGGTTGCGGGCCATTATCGTGAACACGCCGCTGGCAAGCACGAGAACCGCGAACAGATAGAAGGCGAGAGTCTGGATCATGGGTCGGCGCGGCCCCTATCGGTAGGGCGCATCGGCTTCAAGGTTCGCGGCAATGGCCCGCTCCCACTTGTCACCGTTCGCCAGCAGTTTCGCCTTGTCGTAAAGCAGTTCTTCGCGCGTTTCGGTCGCGTACTCGAAGTTCGGCCCTTCGACGATCGCATCCACAGGGCAGGCTTCCTGACAGAAACCGCAATAGATGCACTTGGTCATGTCGATATCGTAACGCGTCGTGCGGCGGCTGCCATCGTCGCGCGGTTCGCTCTCGATCGTGATCGCCTGCGCCGGGCACACGGCCTCGCACAGCTTGCAGGCAATGCAGCGTTCTTCCCCATTGGGATAGCGGCGCAGCGCGTGCTCCCCACGGAAACGGGGGCTGATCGGGTTCTTCTCGAACGGATAATTGATCGTCGCCTTGGGCTTGAAGAAATACTTCAGCGTGAGGGCATGGGCCTTCACGAACTCCCACAGGGTGAACGATTTTATGAGATGGGCGACGCTCATGCGGCGACTCCGTAACGGGTGATCATCAGCCAGCCGCTCACCAGCACCACGAACAGCAGGCTCAGCGGCAGGAAGACCTTCCAGCCGAGGCGCATGAGCTGGTCGTAGCGGAAACGCGGGACTGTGGCCTTCACCCAGCTGAAGATCAAGAAGAACAGGAAGATCTTGGCGAAGAGCCAGATCCAGCCCGGAATATCGAACCACGGGATCAGGTCCACGTTCAGCGGGGGCAGCCAGCCGCCGAAGAACAGGATCGCGTTGAGCGCGCACATCAGCAGGACATTGGCATATTCGCCCAGCCAGAAGAGCGCGAAGCTCATGCTCGAATATTCGGTCTGATACCCGGCGACCAGCTCGCTTTCCGCCTCAGTAAGGTCGAACGGGGCGCGCGCGGTTTCGGCCAGTGCGGAAATCAGGAACATGACCCAGATAGGGAACAGCAGCGGGTTGAAGAAGAACCCGTTGACGATGCCCAGCCCGTGGCCGCGCTGCGCCTCGATAATCCCGTTCATATTGTTCGTACCGGCCCACATGATCACGCAGACGAGGAGGAAACCGATCGAAACCTCGTAACTGATCATCTGCGCCGCTGCGCGCATGGCGGAAAAGAACGGGTACTTCGAGTTGGAAGCCCAGCCCGACACGACGACGCCGTAGACGCCGAGCGAACTGATCGCGAGGACATAGAGCAGGCCGATGTTGATATCGGCCAGCACTGCCTCGGGTCCGAAAGGAATGACGGCCCAGGCGAGCAACGCGACGGTGAAGGTCAGGATCGGCGCGATCAGGAACAGGCCCTTGTTTGCGGCCGAGGGGATGATCGTTTCCTGCAGGAAGACCTTGAGCCCATCGGCAAAGCTTTGCAGCAGGCCGAACGGGCCGACCACGTTGGGCCCACGCCGCAGCGCGATCGCAGCCCAGACCTTGCGGTCGACGTAGATGATCATCGCGACGGCCAGCATCAGCGGCAGTGCGATCAGCAGGATGCCGGCGATCGTGGCAACGAACCACGCCCACTCGTAGCTCATGCCGAGAGATTGGAAGAAGGCGGTCATTACCTGCGACTCCCGAAAACCGACTTGGGAATATAACCAAATAGGTTGCAAAAGTCAAGAACAAAATGCGAACAAATGCGCATAGTCCTCCCCTTCTGGGGGAGGGGGACCGCGACGCGAAGCGTCGTGGTGGAGGGGGTGTACGCCTGGAACGCCCCCTCAGTCAGCGCTACGCGCTGCCAGCTCCCCCAGTGGGGGAGCATCTGAGTGACGCCAATCATTCCGCCGCCTCCAGGATTTCCTCGCCGTGGAGCAATTCGGCCGAACACTGTTGCATCACCGCGCTGGCACGGGCGATGGGATTGGTGAGGTAGAAGTCTGCGATAGGATACGAAATTCGCCCCTCGGCTTTAACCGACTTCGCCTTGGGCAGCTTGCCGTAATCGGCGAGGCCTTCTTCGCCCAACGCGGGCACTTCGGCAATCATCGCGGCCTGCAGCTCGGCGAAGCTGTCGAAGCCGACCTCTACCCCCAAGGCATCGGCCAGCGCGCGCAGGATCGTCCAGTCCTCCCGCGCATCGCCCGGTGCAAACACAGCCTTTTCGGCGAACTGCACGCGCCCTTCGGTGTTGACGTACGTACCGTCTTTTTCGGCATAGCTCGCCGCCGGCAGGATGATATCCGCCGCGTGCGCGCCCTTGTCGCCGTGGTGGCCGATATAGACTTTCAGGCTCTGGTCGAACGCCGACCAGTCGACCTCGTCCGCACCAAGTGCCAGCACAACTTTCGGCTGCGCCTTCGCGATATCGGCCATCCCGCCCTTCTGCGCGTAACCGAGCATGAGCCCGCCCATCCGCGCCGCGGCAGTGTGAAGCACGTTGAAGCCGTTCCAGCCATCGCGCCGCCAGCCCTGCGACAGCCCAAGCGCGGCGTCGAAGGCGCCCGCGGCAAGCCCACCTGCGCCGACGATCACTGCAGGACGTTCCGCCTTGTCGAAAGCGTCGGCCACGTGTTCGGGAAGATCGTGCAGGATGCCTGCATCTTCGCCCAGAAACTCGGCCGGATAAGTCGTTTCCCAGTGCGGGCCGACCACGAAGACTTTCGCCCCGCGCTTCACCGCCTTGCGCAGCCGCACGTTGACCAGCGCCGCTTCGTGCCGGACATTGCTGCCGACGATCAGAACGGCGTCGGCGGTTTCGATCCCGGCAAAGGTCGAATTGAACGCGACCGCCGCCATATTGTCGGCGGGATAATCCATCCCGGTCTGCCGCCCTTCAAGCAGTGTGGAGCCCATTGCGCCGAGCAGGGTCTTCGCCGCGAACATCGTTTCGCAATCGACCAGATCGCCTGCGATCGCGGCGATACTGGCACCCGGCTTTGCCTTGGCAATGGCCTTGAACGCCTCTTCCCAACTCGCCTGCTGGAGCTTGCCGCGCTTGCGGATCCAGACCTTGTCGAGCCGGCGACGGGTCAGGCCATCGACCATGTAGCGGCCCTTGTCCGACAGCCATTCTTCGTTGACGTCGTCGTTATTGCGCGGGAGCGCGCGCATGACTTCGCGGCCCCTGCTGTCGAGCCGGATATTCGCCCCGACCGCGTCGCTGACGTCGATCGAAAGCGTCTTCTTCAGCTCCCACGGCCGTGCCTCGAAGGCATAGGGGCGGCTGGTCAGCGCGCCGACCGGGCACAAGTCGATCACATTGGCCGACAGCTCGTGCTGGGCCGCCTGTTCGAGGTAGGTCGTGATCTGCATGTCTTCGCCGCGACCGACAGCGCCGATCTCGTCCACGCCCGCAATCTCTTCGGAGAAACGGACACAGCGGGTGCAGTGGATGCAGCGGGTCATGATCGTCTTGATCAGCGGGCCCATGTACTTTTCGGTCACCGCGCGCTTGTTTTCTTCATAGCGCGAGCCGCCGCGGCCGTAGGCGACGGCCTGATCCTGCAAGTCGCACTCGCCGCCCTGATCGCAGATCGGGCAATCGAGCGGATGGTTGATGAGCAGGAATTCCATCACGCCTTCGCGCGCGGTCTTGACCATCTGGCTGTCGGTGCGGATTTCCTGGCCGTCGGTGGCCGGCAGGGCGCAGCTTGCCTGCGGCTTGGGCGGCCCGGGCTTCACTTCGACCAGGCACATGCGGCAATTGCCGGCAATGCTGAGCCGTTCGTGATAGCAGAAGCGCGGAATTTCCTTCCCCGCCAGCTCGCACGCCTGCAACACGGTCGCGCCGTCGGGAACCTCGATTTCCTGACCGTCTACGGTGACTTTAGGCATTATTCCGCGGCCTCCGCGAATTGCGCGTTATGTTCTTCGATCCGGCGTTCCAGCTCGGGGCGGAAGTGGCGGATGAGGCCCTGGATCGGCCAGGCCGCCGCGTCGCCCAGGGCGCAGATCGTGTGGCCTTCCACCTGCTTGGTCACCTGATGAAGCATGTCGATTTCCTCGATCGCCGCATCGCCCGTGCGCAGGCGCTCCATCACGCGCCACATCCACCCGGTGCCCTCGCGGCAGGGGGTGCACTGGCCGCAGCTCTCGTGCTTGTAGAAATAGCTGATCCGGCTGATCGCGCGGACCACGTCGGTGGACTTGTCCATCACGATCACGCCCGCCGTGCCGAGGC
The nucleotide sequence above comes from Pelagerythrobacter marensis. Encoded proteins:
- the nuoG gene encoding NADH-quinone oxidoreductase subunit NuoG, which translates into the protein MPKVTVDGQEIEVPDGATVLQACELAGKEIPRFCYHERLSIAGNCRMCLVEVKPGPPKPQASCALPATDGQEIRTDSQMVKTAREGVMEFLLINHPLDCPICDQGGECDLQDQAVAYGRGGSRYEENKRAVTEKYMGPLIKTIMTRCIHCTRCVRFSEEIAGVDEIGAVGRGEDMQITTYLEQAAQHELSANVIDLCPVGALTSRPYAFEARPWELKKTLSIDVSDAVGANIRLDSRGREVMRALPRNNDDVNEEWLSDKGRYMVDGLTRRRLDKVWIRKRGKLQQASWEEAFKAIAKAKPGASIAAIAGDLVDCETMFAAKTLLGAMGSTLLEGRQTGMDYPADNMAAVAFNSTFAGIETADAVLIVGSNVRHEAALVNVRLRKAVKRGAKVFVVGPHWETTYPAEFLGEDAGILHDLPEHVADAFDKAERPAVIVGAGGLAAGAFDAALGLSQGWRRDGWNGFNVLHTAAARMGGLMLGYAQKGGMADIAKAQPKVVLALGADEVDWSAFDQSLKVYIGHHGDKGAHAADIILPAASYAEKDGTYVNTEGRVQFAEKAVFAPGDAREDWTILRALADALGVEVGFDSFAELQAAMIAEVPALGEEGLADYGKLPKAKSVKAEGRISYPIADFYLTNPIARASAVMQQCSAELLHGEEILEAAE
- a CDS encoding NADH-quinone oxidoreductase subunit J, with amino-acid sequence MIQTLAFYLFAVLVLASGVFTIMARNPVHSVLWLILAFFNAAGLMVIVGAEFIAALLVIVYVGAVAVLFLFVVMMLDIDFAELRAGFIKNFPLGIAIALVLLAELVLGIGAYRAGALELGVPDGSAAPMMDRSNIESLGTVLYGKYLFLFETAGIILLVAMVGAIALTHRERPAGARGHQDIGKQVRRRPGDATEMKKPEIGKGVEL
- the nuoI gene encoding NADH-quinone oxidoreductase subunit NuoI — protein: MSVAHLIKSFTLWEFVKAHALTLKYFFKPKATINYPFEKNPISPRFRGEHALRRYPNGEERCIACKLCEAVCPAQAITIESEPRDDGSRRTTRYDIDMTKCIYCGFCQEACPVDAIVEGPNFEYATETREELLYDKAKLLANGDKWERAIAANLEADAPYR
- the nuoH gene encoding NADH-quinone oxidoreductase subunit NuoH, with the translated sequence MTAFFQSLGMSYEWAWFVATIAGILLIALPLMLAVAMIIYVDRKVWAAIALRRGPNVVGPFGLLQSFADGLKVFLQETIIPSAANKGLFLIAPILTFTVALLAWAVIPFGPEAVLADINIGLLYVLAISSLGVYGVVVSGWASNSKYPFFSAMRAAAQMISYEVSIGFLLVCVIMWAGTNNMNGIIEAQRGHGLGIVNGFFFNPLLFPIWVMFLISALAETARAPFDLTEAESELVAGYQTEYSSMSFALFWLGEYANVLLMCALNAILFFGGWLPPLNVDLIPWFDIPGWIWLFAKIFLFFLIFSWVKATVPRFRYDQLMRLGWKVFLPLSLLFVVLVSGWLMITRYGVAA
- the nuoK gene encoding NADH-quinone oxidoreductase subunit NuoK; translated protein: MIGIEHYVVVSAVLFVLGVLGIFLNRKNVIVILMAIELILLAVNINLVAFSAFLGDMTGQVFAMFVLTVAAAEAAIGLAILVIYFRGRGTIAVDDVNRMKG